In Halopseudomonas nanhaiensis, a single window of DNA contains:
- the msbA gene encoding lipid A export permease/ATP-binding protein MsbA, with protein MTDSTRNPGNESFLRSSARIYLRLLGFVKPYWFAFALSILGFLIFASSQPALAWMLQYFVDGLNEGGGAQFLGVPLIWGFPLFIILIAVYQGIGSYLGNYFIAEVSLGVVHDLRTRLFNNLLTLPNRYFDQHNSGHLVSRITYNTTMVTGAATDAIKVIFREGLTVVFLFAYLLWMNWKLTLVLIAILPFIGVMVTSASKKFRKQSKKIQMAMGDVTHVTSETITGYRVVRSFGGEEYETERFHTASEANRKRGLKMTRTSAIFTPSLQLVTYSAMAAVMFLVLLLRGDATPGELVAYITAAGLLPKPVRQLSEVSANIQKGIAAAENIFEQLDEEQETDTGTVERERLEGRVEMRNLGFTYPGTSKRVLNGIDVTIEPGQMVALVGRSGSGKSTLANLLPRFYEHTEGQIIVDGVEVANYRLRNLRRHIALVTQHVTLFNDSVAANIAYGDLADAPREDIVAAAEAANARQFIEALPEGFDTMVGENGVLLSGGQRQRLAIARALLKDAPILILDEATSALDTESERHIQTALDRVMQGRTTLVIAHRLSTIEKADLILVMDEGRIVERGTHAQLLEQNGYYARLHNMQFQDEAPGAQA; from the coding sequence ATGACCGATTCGACCAGGAATCCCGGAAATGAAAGCTTTCTCCGCTCATCCGCGCGCATCTATCTGCGCCTGCTGGGCTTCGTAAAGCCGTACTGGTTTGCCTTCGCGCTGAGCATCCTGGGTTTTCTCATCTTCGCATCGAGTCAGCCGGCACTGGCCTGGATGCTGCAATATTTCGTCGACGGTCTGAACGAGGGCGGTGGTGCGCAGTTTCTCGGAGTACCGTTGATCTGGGGCTTTCCGCTCTTCATCATCCTGATCGCCGTATACCAGGGCATTGGTTCCTACCTCGGGAATTATTTCATCGCCGAGGTTTCGCTGGGTGTTGTTCACGATCTGCGAACGCGCCTGTTCAACAATCTGCTGACCCTGCCCAACCGCTACTTCGATCAGCACAACTCGGGACATCTCGTTTCCCGGATCACCTACAACACCACCATGGTAACTGGCGCGGCAACCGACGCTATCAAGGTGATCTTCCGTGAGGGGCTGACGGTCGTCTTCCTGTTCGCCTATCTGCTGTGGATGAACTGGAAGCTTACCCTGGTGTTGATTGCCATCCTTCCGTTCATTGGTGTGATGGTAACCAGTGCCAGCAAGAAGTTTCGCAAACAGAGCAAGAAGATTCAGATGGCCATGGGTGACGTAACCCATGTCACCTCGGAGACCATCACCGGCTACCGCGTCGTGCGCAGTTTTGGCGGAGAGGAATACGAAACCGAGCGCTTCCATACGGCCAGCGAAGCCAATCGCAAACGCGGGCTGAAGATGACGCGCACCAGTGCGATCTTCACCCCCAGCTTGCAGCTTGTGACCTACAGCGCCATGGCCGCGGTGATGTTTCTTGTATTGCTGCTCCGCGGTGATGCGACACCTGGCGAACTGGTGGCCTATATCACCGCCGCTGGCCTGCTGCCCAAACCTGTTCGGCAGCTGTCCGAGGTGAGTGCCAATATCCAGAAGGGTATCGCCGCGGCAGAAAATATCTTCGAACAGCTGGATGAGGAGCAGGAGACCGACACCGGCACCGTCGAGCGTGAGCGGCTCGAGGGGCGCGTGGAGATGCGCAACCTTGGGTTCACCTACCCGGGGACCAGCAAGCGCGTGTTGAACGGGATCGACGTCACCATCGAACCCGGGCAGATGGTCGCGCTGGTTGGACGATCCGGTAGTGGCAAATCCACGCTCGCCAACCTGCTGCCGCGCTTCTACGAGCACACCGAGGGGCAGATCATCGTGGATGGTGTCGAAGTGGCCAACTACCGCTTGCGCAACCTGCGCCGGCATATCGCGCTGGTGACCCAGCATGTCACGCTGTTCAACGATAGCGTGGCGGCCAACATCGCCTACGGGGATCTCGCCGATGCTCCGCGTGAGGACATCGTTGCCGCGGCCGAGGCCGCAAACGCCAGACAGTTCATTGAAGCGCTCCCTGAAGGCTTCGATACCATGGTGGGCGAGAACGGCGTCCTGCTCTCCGGTGGCCAGCGCCAACGCCTGGCGATCGCCCGTGCCTTGCTCAAGGATGCGCCGATTCTGATTCTGGATGAAGCGACATCGGCGCTCGATACCGAGTCCGAGCGCCATATCCAGACCGCCCTTGATCGGGTGATGCAGGGTCGCACCACGCTGGTGATTGCGCACAGGCTGTCTACCATCGAGAAGGCTGATCTGATTCTGGTAATGGATGAAGGTCGAATCGTCGAGCGCGGCACCCACGCGCAGTTGCTCGAACAGAACGGTTACTACGCACGTTTGCACAATATGCAATTTCAGGACGAGGCGCCTGGCGCCCAAGCATGA
- the hldE gene encoding bifunctional D-glycero-beta-D-manno-heptose-7-phosphate kinase/D-glycero-beta-D-manno-heptose 1-phosphate adenylyltransferase HldE, producing the protein MKLTMPRFDSAPVLVVGDVMLDRYWHGPTHRISPEAPVPVVKVDQIEDRPGGAGNVALNISALGAPAWLVGVTGDDEAALSLKQRLNAAGVFCDFQAHTDRPTITKLRVMSRHQQLIRLDFEERFDTDADAILASVRGLLDKVKVMVLSDYGKGALVNHQSLIAAAREMNVPVLADPKGKDFSIYRGATLITPNLSEFEAVVGECASEQELVDKGMALIEELQLEALLVTRSEQGMTLLARGQTPLHLPARAREVFDVTGAGDTVISTLAAALAADEPLANAVGLSNLAAGIVIGKLGTAAISAPELRRAVQREQGSERGVLGAEQLLVAIEDARAHGERIVFTNGCFDIIHAGHVGYLEEARSQGDRLIVAVNDDASVSRLKGPGRPINSVDRRMAVLAGLGAVDWVVSFADDTPEALLELIRPDVLVKGGDYTVEQVVGAPIVQSYGGTVKVLNFVESCSTTAIVERIREKSDR; encoded by the coding sequence ATGAAATTGACCATGCCCCGCTTCGACTCCGCTCCGGTTCTCGTGGTGGGTGATGTCATGCTCGATCGCTACTGGCATGGCCCGACCCATCGCATTTCGCCGGAAGCGCCGGTCCCCGTGGTGAAGGTGGACCAGATCGAGGATCGTCCCGGCGGTGCCGGCAACGTCGCGCTGAACATTTCCGCGCTGGGCGCGCCGGCCTGGCTGGTAGGCGTTACGGGTGACGACGAGGCGGCGCTGAGCCTCAAGCAGCGGCTGAACGCGGCGGGCGTTTTCTGCGATTTCCAGGCGCACACAGACCGTCCGACCATCACCAAATTGCGGGTCATGAGCCGGCATCAGCAGCTGATCCGGCTCGACTTCGAAGAACGCTTCGACACGGACGCCGACGCCATTCTTGCATCGGTCCGGGGGCTGCTCGACAAGGTCAAGGTGATGGTTCTTTCCGACTACGGCAAGGGCGCGCTGGTCAATCATCAGTCGTTGATCGCTGCCGCTCGCGAAATGAACGTACCGGTACTGGCTGATCCAAAGGGCAAGGATTTTTCCATCTATCGCGGCGCCACGCTGATCACGCCCAATCTCTCGGAGTTCGAGGCGGTCGTCGGGGAGTGCGCCAGCGAGCAGGAACTGGTCGACAAGGGCATGGCGCTGATCGAGGAACTCCAACTCGAGGCCTTGCTGGTCACACGCAGCGAACAGGGCATGACGCTGCTCGCCCGGGGCCAGACACCGCTGCATCTTCCCGCCCGAGCCCGTGAAGTGTTTGACGTGACCGGCGCCGGCGACACGGTGATTTCGACGCTGGCGGCCGCGCTGGCCGCGGACGAGCCGCTGGCCAATGCGGTGGGGCTGTCGAATCTCGCGGCCGGTATCGTCATCGGGAAGTTGGGTACGGCTGCCATCAGTGCTCCGGAGCTTCGCCGGGCGGTGCAGCGTGAACAGGGCAGCGAGCGAGGGGTTCTGGGCGCCGAACAATTGCTGGTCGCTATCGAGGATGCCAGGGCGCATGGCGAGCGCATCGTGTTCACCAACGGCTGCTTCGACATCATCCATGCCGGTCACGTCGGATATCTGGAAGAGGCTCGCAGTCAGGGCGACCGGCTCATCGTGGCGGTCAACGACGACGCATCGGTGAGCCGGCTCAAGGGCCCGGGACGCCCGATCAACAGCGTCGACCGGCGCATGGCGGTGCTCGCCGGGCTGGGAGCGGTCGACTGGGTTGTGTCCTTCGCTGATGACACCCCTGAGGCATTGCTCGAGCTGATCCGGCCGGACGTGCTGGTCAAGGGGGGTGACTACACGGTAGAGCAGGTGGTCGGCGCGCCGATCGTGCAGAGCTATGGTGGGACCGTCAAGGTGCTCAACTTCGTCGAAAGCTGCTCGACCACGGCGATCGTCGAGCGCATTCGGGAAAAGTCCGATCGCTAG
- a CDS encoding metal ABC transporter ATPase, with protein sequence MPRIIARSNPVVFKTQAIRVEATPECLRYTPVGSPMNFSDMLALRNPVSVDDPQRFAITVANLGVSADLCLTWDDREFHLMVRQDRPDRDDRVLKLLSGYVPAHELRVPLLTAMTEIAEELLMEEQYGWLQGQYQNTWLPTPYANELPVDSNRHFTLSPARGHTRPVYCGDLQLQERPRAYVHLPTNSLQLVYHLRIELPESVRQLTALHADEKLDADGQLTASMDYDAPELFLVERLEPLETSRLFTLEKGRLVEHDPSGMALSEALAPQDGWIIDSQRTHWPHGLATF encoded by the coding sequence ATGCCACGGATCATCGCACGCAGCAATCCTGTCGTTTTCAAGACCCAGGCAATACGCGTGGAAGCCACACCGGAATGTCTTCGCTACACCCCCGTTGGAAGCCCGATGAATTTTTCCGACATGCTGGCGTTACGTAACCCTGTCAGCGTGGATGATCCCCAACGCTTCGCCATCACGGTCGCCAATCTCGGCGTGTCGGCCGATTTGTGCCTGACCTGGGACGACCGCGAATTTCATCTGATGGTCAGACAGGACAGGCCGGACCGCGATGATCGGGTACTGAAGTTGCTCTCAGGGTATGTGCCGGCGCATGAATTGCGCGTTCCGCTGCTCACCGCCATGACCGAGATAGCCGAAGAGTTGCTGATGGAGGAGCAGTACGGTTGGCTCCAGGGCCAGTACCAGAACACCTGGCTCCCCACCCCCTACGCCAACGAATTGCCGGTGGACAGCAATCGACATTTCACTCTGTCGCCGGCACGCGGTCACACCCGACCGGTGTACTGCGGGGATCTGCAGCTGCAGGAGCGGCCGCGGGCTTACGTCCACCTGCCGACCAACTCGCTGCAACTGGTTTACCACCTGCGGATCGAATTACCCGAATCGGTCAGGCAACTGACCGCGCTGCACGCCGACGAAAAGCTCGATGCCGACGGCCAGCTTACCGCCAGCATGGACTACGACGCCCCCGAGCTGTTTCTGGTCGAGCGACTCGAGCCGCTCGAGACCAGCCGGCTGTTCACACTGGAGAAGGGCCGGCTGGTGGAGCACGACCCGTCCGGCATGGCACTGAGCGAGGCGCTGGCACCGCAAGATGGCTGGATCATCGATTCCCAGCGGACCCATTGGCCGCACGGCCTGGCCACGTTCTAG
- a CDS encoding aldo/keto reductase, which produces MEGLHNHYRSLGSTGMQVSPLGLGTVKLGRNQGVKYPQAFQLPSDQDARELIALARELGINLIDTAPAYGTSESRLGPLLAGQRHHWILCSKVGEEFDDGASRFDFSAAHTRLSVERSLRRLQTDYLDLVLLHSDGNDLAALDQGAFDMLEQLKREGLIRAFGLSGKTVEGGIAALQRSDCAMVTYNLREQAERPVLDFALAHHKGILIKKALASGHLCEDGADPVQEGLRLVLEHPAVASAIVGTINRQHLTNNVAAVLAVLGT; this is translated from the coding sequence ATGGAGGGTCTGCATAATCACTACCGCTCGCTGGGCAGCACCGGCATGCAGGTGTCCCCGCTGGGCCTGGGAACAGTCAAGCTAGGGCGCAACCAGGGCGTGAAGTACCCCCAGGCGTTCCAGCTTCCCAGCGATCAGGACGCTCGCGAGCTCATCGCCCTTGCGCGCGAACTGGGGATCAACCTGATCGACACGGCTCCGGCGTACGGGACCAGCGAAAGTCGGCTTGGACCGCTGCTGGCCGGCCAGCGCCATCACTGGATACTCTGCAGCAAGGTCGGTGAAGAATTCGACGATGGTGCGTCGCGGTTCGACTTCTCGGCGGCCCACACACGGCTTTCCGTGGAACGCTCGTTGCGACGATTGCAGACCGACTACCTCGACCTGGTACTGCTCCATTCCGACGGAAATGATCTGGCCGCCCTGGATCAGGGCGCCTTCGACATGCTTGAGCAACTCAAGCGCGAGGGCCTGATCCGCGCGTTCGGATTGTCCGGCAAGACCGTCGAAGGTGGCATCGCCGCCCTTCAGCGCAGCGACTGCGCAATGGTCACTTACAACTTGCGCGAGCAGGCTGAGCGACCGGTGCTAGACTTCGCTCTCGCGCACCACAAAGGGATCCTGATCAAGAAGGCACTGGCCAGCGGCCACCTGTGCGAAGACGGCGCGGACCCGGTACAGGAGGGGCTCAGGCTCGTATTGGAACACCCTGCGGTTGCCAGCGCGATTGTCGGCACCATCAACCGTCAACATCTGACCAACAACGTAGCGGCCGTTCTGGCCGTATTGGGTACCTGA